The Streptomyces laurentii region TCGCCGACGTCGCGGCCGCCGTGAGCGGTCTGCTCGGCGACGACGCCCGGGCGAACGGGCTGCTCGGCGCCCTCGTCAACCCCGACGTGAAGGCGCGCCTGGAGGCGGCCGCGGGCCTCGGCGAGGTGGCGCTGGCCTCCCGCGAGGTGGCCAACCCCGACTTCCCGGACGCCGTCGTGCGCACGCCGGTCATCGTGAAGCTGGACGGCTCCAAGCCGGACAGCGAGGCGGCGTACTTCTCCGAGTGCTTCGGCCCGGTCTCCTTCGCCGTCTCGGTCGACTCGACCGCCGACGCGCTGGAGCTGCTGCGCCGCACGGTCCGCGAGAAGGGCGCGATGACGGTCGGCGCGTACACCACCTCGGCCGAGACCGAGCGGGCCGTCGAGGAGGTCTGCCTGGAGGAGTCGGCGCAGCTCTCGCTCAACCTGACGGGCGGGGTCTTCGTGAACCAGACGGCCGCGTTCTCCGACTTCCACGGCTCGGGCGGCAACCCGGCGGCGAACGCGGCGCTGTGCGACGGCGCCTTCGTGTCCAACCGCTTCCGGGTGGTGGAGGTCCGCCGCCAGGCCTGACGTTTCCCGGACGCTCCTCTGTCGTGCCCCCGGCCTCCCCGGGGGCACGACGCCGTTTCCGGGCCTGTACGCGGGCGCTACGCTCCGGCGGGGCCTTCCGGGATGTCGGCGTAGCGCTGCACCCACGCGTGCATGGCGACGGCCGCGGCGGCGCCCGCGTTGATCGATCGGGTCGAGCCGAACTGGGCGATCGAGCAGGTCATCGACGCGTGCGCGCGGGCCTCCTCGGTGAGCCCGGGGCCCTCCTGCCCGAACAGCAGCACACAGCGGCGCGGCAGCACGGTCCGCTCCAGCGGCACCGCGCCGGGCAGGTTGTCGATGCCGATGATCGGCAGGTCCTCGGCGGCCGCCCAAGCGGTCAGCTCCGCCGTGTCCGCGTGGTGGCGCACATGCTGGTAGCGGTCGGTGACCATCGCCCCGCGCCGGTTCCAGCGGCGGCGGCCCACGATGTGCACCTCCTTCGCCAGGAAGGCGTTGGCGGTGCGCACCACGGAACCGATGTTGAAGTCGTGGCCCCAGTTCTCCACCGCCACGTGGAAGTCGTGGCGGCGGGTGTCCAGGTCCTCGACGATCGCCTCGCGCGTCCAGTAGCGGTACGGGTCGACGACGTTGCGCCGGTCGCCCCCGGCCAGCAGCTCGGGGTCGTAGCGCTCGCCCTCGGGCCACGGCCGCGGATGCGGGCCGACGCCGATCTCGGGGCCGAAGCCCTCGTCGTACTGGATCGGCTGTTCTTCGGTGGTGCTCACCCGACGAGGGTACGGGGGCCGGGTCCGGTCCCCTCATCCGTACGGCTCTGCCCCGGCAGCCGGACGCCCGGCGCGTCCGCGTGTCCCGGGTCTCCCGGGTCGCCGCCATCCGCCGCGGCAGGCGGGCGCCGCAGCAGCCGGTCCCGGCCCCACGCGACCCGGCCGCCCAGCCACACCAGGAAGACCGTGGGCAGGAAGACCGCGTCCGCGGTGATCATCGCGAGCGAGAAGAACGGCAGCCCGAGCAGCAGGGCGATGCCGGCGTGCTCCAGCATCATCATGGCCAGGAGCACGTTCTTGATCCTGCGGTGGAAGAGCGTGAACGGGAAGGCGACCTGGACGATCACGGTGCCGTAGCTCACCAGGAGCACCAGCGTCCCGCTGCTCCCCATCAGGTCGGAGAGGGCGGGCCAGGGGGAGAAGTAGTCGAGCTGGAGCGGGTAGTAGAGCGCGGTGCCGTCCTGCCAGCGCGAGCCCTGGACCTTGTACCAGCCGGCCGTGGCGTAGATCAGACAGACCTCCGCCATGATCACGACGAGGGTGGCGTTGTGGGCCAGGTTGGCGATCACGTCGAGCAGGGTGCGCGGCTCGCCGGGCGCGTACCGGCCCACCAGCCACCACAGTGCCTGGCCCAGCCACAGCACCCAGAGCAGGAGCAGCAGCCAGCCCTCGCCGCTGACGTCGGAGAACCAGGTGGCGGCCATCAGGAAGCCGCCGAGCACGATCCACAGCAGCGGGCCGACGGGGCCGCCGCCCACGCTCTCCTCGGGCAGACCTTCCGCTGCCGCACGCGCGCGCGTGCGGGCGGCGCGCCGGGCGTCGAGCGACCAGACCTGTCCGCAGCGGGTGAAGACCAGGTAGAGCGCCATGAGGTGGACGACGTTGTCGCCGCCGTCGCCCATGAAGATGGAGCGGTTCTGCAGGGACAGCACCCCGGCCATGAAGAGCACCGAGACGGCGCGGGTGTGCCAGCCGAGCAGCAGCAGGACGGCGGAGAGCACGGCGAGGCCGTAGACGATCTCGAACCAGAGCCGGCCGTCGGACCACATGAGCGCGGTGAAGGAGTGGTTCTCGGCGATCAGCCGCCGGCCCATCTCCCAGGACCAGGGGCTGTCGGGTCCGTACAGCTCCTGGCGGTGCGGCCATTCGCGCAACAGGAACAGCAGCCAGGTGAGGGAGAAGCCGATCCGGATGACCGCCGTCTGGTACGGGCCGAGGGCGTGCGCGGTGACCTTCTGGACGGCGGCGGCGAGACGGCGGTCGGCGGACCGGCGGGGCGCGGGCGCGGGGGCGGGGGACGGGGGAGCGGACGGGTGGCTCATCGGGCGGCGGTCTCCGTCCGGGCGGTGGAGGTTCCGGTGCCGGTGCCGGCTTCCGCCCCGGCTTCGGCGGCGAAGGCGGGCCGGTCGGCGTCGGTGATCGACCACCATCGGTAGGTGCGGTGGACGGGGCGGGTGTCGATCTTCTCGGTGCTCCACGCGGGGGCGGGGACGGCCCGGGTCACCGAGCGCACCTGGATCTTCTGGACGGTGCCGCCGAGTTCCCGCTCGTCGAGGCGGGAGATCACGATCCGTCGCAGATAGCCCTCGGACAGCTCGCCGCGCAGGCCGTTCGGGAGCTGGTCCTCGGTGTGGAAGTTGAGGAAGAACTCCCAGGCACGGCGCAGTTCGTTCTGCTCGGTGTGGCTGGGGACGATGTTGCCGCGGATCCGCTCGGTGTCTTGGGCGGTGAGGCCGATCCAGCCGGTGGTGCGGCGGGTGCCGTCCGCGCCGCGGATCTGGGCGCGGGCCTCGACGGCGATGTTCTGCTGGAGCG contains the following coding sequences:
- a CDS encoding tRNA/rRNA methyltransferase (SpoU rRNA Methylase family; cl17307;~identified by MetaGeneAnnotator; putative;~tRNA/rRNA methyltransferase [Streptomyces cattleya NRRL 8057 = DSM46488]); amino-acid sequence: MSTTEEQPIQYDEGFGPEIGVGPHPRPWPEGERYDPELLAGGDRRNVVDPYRYWTREAIVEDLDTRRHDFHVAVENWGHDFNIGSVVRTANAFLAKEVHIVGRRRWNRRGAMVTDRYQHVRHHADTAELTAWAAAEDLPIIGIDNLPGAVPLERTVLPRRCVLLFGQEGPGLTEEARAHASMTCSIAQFGSTRSINAGAAAAVAMHAWVQRYADIPEGPAGA
- a CDS encoding HTTM domain-containing protein (HTTM domain-containing protein [Streptomyces flavogriseus ATCC33331];~Horizontally Transferred TransMembrane Domain; smart00752;~SMART: HTTM domain protein; KEGG: sgr:SGR_3743 hypothetical protein;~Vitamin K-dependent gamma-carboxylase; cl02773;~identified by MetaGeneAnnotator; putative) encodes the protein MSHPSAPPSPAPAPAPRRSADRRLAAAVQKVTAHALGPYQTAVIRIGFSLTWLLFLLREWPHRQELYGPDSPWSWEMGRRLIAENHSFTALMWSDGRLWFEIVYGLAVLSAVLLLLGWHTRAVSVLFMAGVLSLQNRSIFMGDGGDNVVHLMALYLVFTRCGQVWSLDARRAARTRARAAAEGLPEESVGGGPVGPLLWIVLGGFLMAATWFSDVSGEGWLLLLLWVLWLGQALWWLVGRYAPGEPRTLLDVIANLAHNATLVVIMAEVCLIYATAGWYKVQGSRWQDGTALYYPLQLDYFSPWPALSDLMGSSGTLVLLVSYGTVIVQVAFPFTLFHRRIKNVLLAMMMLEHAGIALLLGLPFFSLAMITADAVFLPTVFLVWLGGRVAWGRDRLLRRPPAAADGGDPGDPGHADAPGVRLPGQSRTDEGTGPGPRTLVG
- a CDS encoding membrane protein (identified by MetaGeneAnnotator; putative;~membrane protein [Streptomyces griseoflavus Tu4000];~overlaps another CDS with the same product name), encoding MGAYDNDADDAAAAGKAAADTESDPPGPDGVPEQTTAAAQAPPKPPEPPVLPPPAPAPASEQAAPAGRRGPGIAGLSTRYQVVAAVALAVVGVFGCVHLAMVFLHVAPLNTLTKQHGTAVDDWIYPELEQNWKLFAPNPLQQNIAVEARAQIRGADGTRRTTGWIGLTAQDTERIRGNIVPSHTEQNELRRAWEFFLNFHTEDQLPNGLRGELSEGYLRRIVISRLDERELGGTVQKIQVRSVTRAVPAPAWSTEKIDTRPVHRTYRWWSITDADRPAFAAEAGAEAGTGTGTSTARTETAAR